A genomic region of Miscanthus floridulus cultivar M001 chromosome 3, ASM1932011v1, whole genome shotgun sequence contains the following coding sequences:
- the LOC136544851 gene encoding uncharacterized protein, whose translation MAEMVSSAVIQESFGQILSGLVKKYDGKEEINGIRNIERLEMAHIRLEAALETSNKWQITDTSMLRWQKKLKRAAQECDEKLHKCKQRILEEECMEQEVMNSSIPKRIGHATKSFVFSIFNRNNDELNPSVVKRFEWYADGASEFLRFIELGGTPLCHIMPSCSLIKNLFSGKQLHHKIVRGSQQPLCQLWLIPFSTAERRTEVALFFIKKDGTTEGNIYFSMIVQLSESTDIVGIAVRSLQLFAPHVKFIVENITNELTQLPTQDFSWAPFAYSFRREHLYNLHSIASQWFRPKPLCCKQQQHHEVPHFSNQNMAELSDVSLEPVIEFNLQWQVSNSVYIKRKTSLSQGTVSLQNSPYLKAGIAFAPHGCSEDMLPVNKSSEAVEIVGGQQHILHTDISLEQLEEIMLAKAVDYFCHNGEASIYQMIWRSKHGAARIHVEKPSINKQRTSMRAQRTFGGPTNRKRLRGQGQNIGKFLGVLTHFLDLWGAHVPIQLQSSLMGWMQKQKETHLPERKARPVRNI comes from the coding sequence ATGGCTGAGATGGTCAGTTCTGCAGTTATCCAAGAGTCATTTGGCCAGATACTATCTGGCCTAGTTAAAAAATATGATGGCAAAGAGGAAATAAATGGAATCAGAAACATAGAGAGGCTAGAGATGGCACACATCAGGCTGGAAGCTGCTCTTGAGACTTCTAATAAATGGCAGATCACTGATACATCCATGTTGCGTTGGCAAAAGAAGCTGAAGCGTGCTGCACAAGAGTGTGATGAGAAACTGCACAAATGTAAGCAGAGAATCCTCGAAGAAGAATGCATGGAACAGGAGGTAATGAATTCCTCCATTCCTAAACGGATTGGACATGCTACCAAGTCATTTGTTTTCTCCATCTTTAACCGCAACAACGATgagttgaacccatctgttgttaAACGATTTGAGTGGTATGCAGATGGTGCTAGTGAATTCCTAAGATTCATTGAGCTTGGCGGCACACCCCTTTGTCACATCATGCCCTCTTGCTCCCTTATCAAGAATCTTTTTTCAGGCAAGCAGCTTCACCATAAAATTGTTCGAGGAAGCCAACAGCCTTTGTGTCAACTATGGTTGATCCCCTTTAGTACTGCAGAGCGAAGAACAGAGGTTGCCCTATTTTTTATCAAGAAAGATGGTACAACAGAGGGTAATATCTACTTTAGTATGATAGTGCAGCTTTCAGAGAGTACAGACATAGTAGGGATTGCAGTTAGGAGTTTGCAGTTGTTTGCCCCTCATGTCAAATTTATAGTTGAAAATATTACCAATGAACTTACTCAACTACCTACTCAAGACTTCTCGTGGGCGCCATTTGCTTATTCATTCCGCAGAGAACATTTGTACAATCTTCACAGCATTGCATCTCAATGGTTTCGCCCGAAACCATTATGTTGCAAGCAACAGCAACACCATGAGGTTCCACATTTTAGCAACCAAAACATGGCAGAATTATCAGATGTTTCGCTAGAACCAGTAATTGAATTTAATTTGCAGTGGCAAGTCTCAAATTCAGTTTACATCAAGCGAAAGACCTCACTGTCTCAAGGCACAGTGTCTCTACAAAATTCTCCATATCTAAAAGCTGGAATTGCTTTTGCACCCCACGGCTGTTCTGAAGACATGCTACCAGTGAATAAAAGTTCTGAAGCAGTAGAGATAGTTGGTGGTCAGCAGCATATCTTGCATACGGACATCTCCTTGGAGCAACTGGAAGAGATTATGCTAGCAAAGGCCGTAGATTACTTCTGCCACAATGGCGAAGCATCCATCTACCAAATGATTTGGAGGTCTAAACATGGGGCTGCACGGATTCATGTTGAGAAGCCAAGCATAAACAAACAGAGAACAAGCATGAGAGCACAGAGAACTTTCGGAGGGCCTACAAATAGAAAGCGGCTTCGAGGACAGGGTCAGAACATTGGGAAATTTCTAGGTGTTCTCACTCACTTCCTCGACTTATGGGGTGCCCATGTACCCATCCAGCTGCAAAGTTCTCTCATGGGCTGGATGCAGAAACAAAAGGAAACTCATTTACCAGAAAGAAAAGCAAGACCTGTGAGAAACATATAA